CCAATGGACCACCAGTTGGAGATCCGCTTGGCTCCCGTCAGGTGATAGTTTGATTTCAATGGCTTGAACCTCATGGGTCTGGTCGAAGTAGCAGGCTAAAACCGTGTTGCGATACCAATCAGCAAAAGCATCATGACCGCGGAGTTCTGCCTCGGGATACTTAACCAATGAATTAGGCAATAGTCGTGAAAGAACGGTTTCGAGGGGTTGATGGTCATTGAGTCCTCGGAACCACTCTGTTACAAATGTCCGGACCTCGGTTTGGGTTAACGGAGCCAACTCAGTCATCACCATGAATCTATCCTTTTGTGCAAAACCACTTGAGAAACTATTGACCGCAGCGCACGCCTACCAA
The DNA window shown above is from Rubidibacter lacunae KORDI 51-2 and carries:
- a CDS encoding nuclear transport factor 2 family protein: MVMTELAPLTQTEVRTFVTEWFRGLNDHQPLETVLSRLLPNSLVKYPEAELRGHDAFADWYRNTVLACYFDQTHEVQAIEIKLSPDGSQADLQLVVHWEAKTWESPAAFSTWLGYYSTHLWVVKRSPQTFKPAIESHIVHLITPMEGSAGISGANT